Proteins encoded by one window of Bacteroidota bacterium:
- a CDS encoding DUF1801 domain-containing protein: MNVLEQINEYITSQPEAKRNDMQELHRVIMGINPDCRLWFLDGKNSENKVVSNPNIGYGFQTMKYTDGKTREFYQIGISANTSGISVYILGIDDKTYLADTYGKSLGKAGVTGYCIKFKKLQDINIEVLKDAIRFGFEAKN, encoded by the coding sequence ATGAACGTTCTAGAACAAATCAACGAGTATATTACAAGTCAGCCCGAAGCAAAACGGAATGACATGCAGGAGTTGCACCGTGTTATAATGGGGATAAACCCTGACTGCCGATTATGGTTCTTGGATGGGAAAAACAGTGAAAACAAAGTGGTTTCAAACCCTAATATCGGATATGGATTTCAAACCATGAAATATACTGACGGCAAAACCAGAGAGTTCTATCAAATTGGTATTAGTGCAAACACAAGCGGAATCTCAGTATATATTCTTGGCATTGATGATAAAACGTACTTAGCCGATACATATGGAAAAAGTTTGGGAAAAGCCGGCGTAACAGGCTACTGCATTAAGTTTAAGAAGCTTCAGGATATTAATATTGAAGTGCTTAAAGATGCTATCCGTTTTGGATTTGAGGCAAAGAATTAG
- a CDS encoding porin: MRKFILIASAFCNSAVSIAQVTNTGVMDTTDVQKEGKVTVGGYVDAYYGFDFNEPKSADRPYFVSMARHNEFTINLAYADIKYSSQNIRARFVPGFGTYINANYTAEPGVLKNIVEGYAGIRLSQKREIWLDAGVFGSPYTNESAISKDHLMYTRSFAPEYVPYYLSGLKLSYTLNSKVNLYLYLLNGWQQIQDLNSDKSIGTQVEYRPAKKWLINWNTYVGNEVSSVTPQNRARYFTDVFFIYNPDGKFSATGCAYFGVQQRRDLAGKMVNHNWWQANLIGRLRFGKASSVAARVEYFNDPNSVQIAPITATNGFSSFSASVGYNYQIAHNIMVRFEGRTFWSDEKVYIRKGSAVNTSNLVISNLTLWF, from the coding sequence ATGAGGAAGTTTATTTTAATAGCTAGTGCGTTTTGCAATAGTGCAGTTTCGATAGCACAGGTTACCAATACAGGGGTTATGGATACCACCGATGTGCAAAAAGAAGGCAAAGTAACCGTTGGGGGTTATGTAGATGCCTATTACGGGTTTGATTTTAACGAGCCCAAATCAGCAGACAGACCTTACTTTGTTTCAATGGCGCGCCACAACGAGTTTACCATTAACCTTGCCTACGCTGATATTAAATACAGTTCTCAAAACATCCGAGCGCGTTTTGTGCCCGGTTTTGGCACGTATATCAATGCCAATTACACCGCTGAACCCGGGGTGTTAAAAAATATTGTTGAAGGGTATGCGGGCATACGTTTATCACAAAAACGCGAGATTTGGTTAGATGCCGGGGTATTCGGTTCTCCCTACACCAACGAGAGTGCCATATCAAAAGACCATTTAATGTACACCCGTTCCTTCGCCCCTGAATACGTGCCCTACTATCTTTCGGGGTTAAAACTCAGCTATACGCTTAATTCCAAAGTAAACCTGTACTTATATCTGCTAAACGGCTGGCAGCAAATACAAGATCTTAACAGTGATAAATCCATCGGCACACAGGTTGAATACCGCCCTGCCAAAAAATGGCTGATAAACTGGAACACATACGTAGGCAATGAAGTATCATCTGTTACACCCCAAAACAGAGCCCGTTATTTTACTGATGTATTTTTCATTTACAATCCCGATGGTAAGTTTTCTGCCACCGGCTGCGCTTACTTTGGAGTGCAGCAACGCAGAGACCTTGCTGGAAAAATGGTAAACCATAACTGGTGGCAGGCCAACCTAATCGGCAGGTTACGGTTTGGCAAAGCATCATCCGTTGCCGCAAGGGTTGAATATTTTAACGACCCTAACAGCGTACAAATAGCCCCCATCACAGCCACTAACGGGTTTTCTTCGTTCAGTGCTTCGGTGGGCTACAACTATCAAATTGCACACAATATCATGGTGAGGTTTGAAGGTAGAACTTTTTGGTCGGATGAGAAGGTCTATATACGCAAAGGGTCTGCTGTTAATACCTCCAATTTAGTAATATCAAACCTGACTCTTTGGTTTTAA